Proteins encoded by one window of Microcebus murinus isolate Inina chromosome 2, M.murinus_Inina_mat1.0, whole genome shotgun sequence:
- the ADAR gene encoding double-stranded RNA-specific adenosine deaminase isoform X3 — protein sequence MMSPICDQTIDSRPKGYSLNRYHPPPVQGYEPSKIRHQQWGPGSCSNGFQLKQIEFLKGQLPEVPLIGKQTPSPPPLFLPGLWPRFPEPPARSRQLESWGVPRSVHLSSQGFQRGSQHPSPRGRILPWRGVDRLSAHFQELSINQDQEQRILKLLEELGEGKATTAHDLAGKLKVPKKEVNRVLYSLAKKGKLHREAGTPPLWKLAVSAQAENQQSRVVKSDGQSQGAPDSDSSLETEDKNTTSVLEELPDPFDMAEIKEKICDYLFNVSDSSALNLAKNIGFSKARDVNAVLIDLERQGDVYRQGTTPPIWYLTDKKRERMQMKRNTNSFPETTVAPITETKRNAEFPTCNLPTSNASNNVVTTAKVENGQAPVIKLQDRQVARAEPIKLKPPIHNNGPSRAGYVDFENGQWATDDIPDDLNSIHAPPGEFRAIMEMPSFYSHGLPRCSTYKKLTECQLKNPVSGLLEYAQFTSQTCDFNLIEQSGPSHEPRFKFQVVISGREFPPAEAGSKKVAKQDAAMKAMKILLREAKAKDSGKSEESTHYSSDEESEKNAESQATTPSTISSFSGKSPVTTLLECMHKLGSSCEFRLLSKEGPAHDPKFQYCVAVGAQTFPTVSAPSKKVAKQMAAEEAMKALHGEATNSENQPGGTSTESLDNLESVMPSKVRRIGELVRYLNTNPVGGLLEYARSHGFAAEFKLVDQSGPPHEPKFVYQAKVGGRWFPAVCAHSKKQGKQEAADAALRVLIGENEKAERMGFTELPLTGSTFHDQIAMLSHRCFNALTNSFQPSLLGRKILAAIIMKKDSEDMGVVVSLGTGNRCVKGDSLSLKGETVNDCHAEIISRRGFIRFLYSELMKYNPQTAKDSIFEPARGGEKLQIKKTVSFHLYISTAPCGDGALFDKSCSDRAVESTDSCHYPVFENPKQGKLRTKVENGEGTIPVESSDIVPTWDGIRLGERLRTMSCSDKILRWNVLGLQGALLTHFLQPVYLKSVTLGYLFSQGHLTRAICCRVTRDGSAFEDGLRHPFIVNHPKVGRVSVYDSKRQSGKTKETSVNWCLADGYDLEILDGTRGTVDGPRNELSRVSKKNIFLLFKKLCSFRYRRDLLKLSYGEAKKAARDYEIAKNYFKKSLKDMGYGNWISKPQEEKNFYLCPV from the exons GGATATTCCCTTAACAGATACCACCCCCCTCCAGTTCAAGGCTATGAGCCCAGCAAGATCAGACACCAGCAGTGGGGGCCAGGATCTTGCTCTAATGGTTTCCAGCTCAAGCAAATAGAGTTTCTCAAGGGGCAGCTCCCAGAAGTGCCCCTGATTGGGAAGCagacaccatcaccaccaccactcttCCTCCCAGGACTCTGGCCAAGATTTCCAGAGCCACCTGCCAGAAGCAGGCAGCTTGAGAGCTGGGGTGTCCCCAGGAGCGTGCATCTCAGCAGTCAGGGGTTCCAGAGAGGGTCCCAGCATCCTTCGCCACGTGGCAGGATTCTGCCATGGAGAGGTGTTGATAGGCTTTCCGCACATTTCCAGGAACTGAGTATCAACCAGGATCAGGAACAGAGGATCTTAAAGCTCTTGGAGGAGCTTGGGGAAGGGAAGGCCACCACAGCACATGATCTGGCTGGGAAACTCAAGGTCCCAAAGAAGGAAGTCAATCGAGTTTTATACTCTCTGGCAAAAAAGGGTAAGCTACATCGGGAGGCAGGAACGCCCCCTTTGTGGAAATTGGCAGTCTCAGCTCAGGCTGAGAACCAGCAGAGTAGAGTAGTGAAATCAGACGGTCAGAGCCAGGGAGCCCCAGACTCAGACTCTAGTTTGGAAACTGAAGACAAAAACACCACATCTGTCTTGGAAGAGCTTCCTGATCCTTTTGACATGGCTGAAATCAAGGAGAAAATCTGTGACTACCTATTTAATGTGTCTGACTCCTCTGCCCTGAATTTGGCTAAAAATATTGGCTTCAGCAAGGCCCGAGATGTGAATGCTGTGCTGATTGACTTGGAAAGGCAGGGGGATGTCTACAGGCAAGGGACAACCCCTCCCATATGGTATTTGACAGACAAGAAGCGAGAGAGGATGCAAATGAAGAGAAATACAAACAGTTTTCCTGAAACCACTGTAGCACCCATCACTGAGACCAAAAGAAACGCAGAGTTCCCCACCTGCAACTTACCGACATCAAATGCCTCAAATAACGTGGTAACCACAGCAAAAGTGGAGAATGGGCAGGCACCTGTCATAAAGTTACAAGACAGGCAAGTGGCCAGAGCAGAACCAATAAAACTGAAACCACCTATTCATAACAATGGCCCCTCAAGAGCAGGGTATGTTGACTTTGAAAATGGCCAGTGGGCCACAGATGACATCCCAGATGACTTGAATAGCATCCATGCACCACCAGGTGAGTTTCGAGCCATCATGGAGATGCCCTCCTTCTACAGTCATGGCTTGCCACGGTGCTCAACCTACAAGAAACTGACAGAGTGCCAGCTGAAGAACCCCGTCAGCGGGCTGTTAGAGTATGCTCAGTTCACTAGTCAGACCTGTGATTTCAACCTGATAGAGCAGAGTGGACCATCCCATGAACCTCG ATTTAAATTCCAGGTTGTCATCAGTGGCCGAGAGTTTCCCCCAGCAGAAGCTGGCAGCAAGAAAGTGGCCAAGCAGGATGCAGCTATGAAAGCCATGAAAATTCTGCTTAGGGAAGCCAAAGCCAAGGACAGTGGAAAATCAGAAGAATCAACCCACTATTCCTCAGACGAAGAATCAGAGAAG AACGCAGAGTCCCAGGCCACCACTCCTTCAACAATATCTTCATTTTCTGGGAAGAGTCCTGTCACTACATTGCTTGAGTGCATGCACAAATTGGGGAGCTCCTGTGAATTCCGTCTCCTATCCAAAGAAGGCCCCGCCCATGACCCCAA GTTCCAATACTGTGTTGCAGTGGGAGCCCAAACTTTCCCCACCGTGAGTGCCCCCAGCAAGAAAGTGGCAAAGCAGATGGCCGCAGAGGAAGCCATGAAGGCCCTGCACGGGGAGGCGACCAACTCCGAGAACCAG CCTGGAGGTACGAGCACGGAATCACTTGATAACTTGGAATCCGTGATGCCCAGCAAGGTCAGGAGGATTGGCGAGCTCGTCAGATACCTGAACACCAACCCCGTGGGCGGCCTGTTAGAGTACGCCCGCTCCCATGGCTTTGCTGCCGAATTCAAGTTGGTTGACCAGTCCGGACCTCCTCACGAGCCCAA GTTCGTTTACCAAGCAAAAGTTGGGGGTCGCTGGTTCCCAGCCGTCTGCGCACACAGCAAGAAGCAAGGCAAGCAGGAAGCAGCAGATGCGGCTCTCCGTGTCTTGATCGGGGAGAACGAGAAGGCAGAACGCATGGGTTTCACAGAG CTCCCTCTCACTGGCAGCACCTTCCACGACCAGATAGCCATGCTGAGCCACAGGTGCTTCAATGCTCTGACGAACAGTTTCCAACCCTCCTTGCTTGGCCGCAAGATCCTGGCTGCCATCATCATGAAGAAAGACTCTGAGGACATGGGCGTTGTAGTCAGCTTGGGGACAG GGAATCGCTGTGTGAAAGGAGATTCTCTCAGCCTAAAGGGAGAAACTGTCAACGACTGCCACGCGGAAATCATCTCCCGGAGAGGCTTCATCAG gtttCTCTACAGCGAGTTAATGAAATACAACCCCCAGACTGCGAAGGATAGTATATTTGAACCTGCTAGGGGAGGAGAAAAGCTCCAAATAAAAAAGACCGTGTCGTTCCATCTCTATATCAG CACCGCCCCATGTGGAGATGGTGCCCTCTTTGACAAGTCCTGCAGTGACCGGGCTGTGGAAAGCACAGATTCCTGCCACTACCCTGTCTTTGAGAATCCCAAACAAGGCAAGCTCCGCACCAAGGTGGAGAACG GGGAAGGCACAATCCCTGTGGAGTCCAGTGACATTGTGCCGACGTGGGACGGCATTCGGCTCGGGGAAAGACTCCGCACCATGTCCTGTAGTGACAAAATCCTGCGCTGGAACGTGCTGGGCCTGCAAGGGGCACTGTTGACCCACTTCCTGCAGCCCGTGTATCTCAAATCTGTCACATTAG GTTACCTTTTCAGCCAAGGACATCTGACCCGTGCTATTTGCTGTCGTGTAACAAGAGATGGAAGTGCGTTCGAGGATGGACTACGACATCCCTTTATTGTCAACCACCCCAAG GTTGGCCGAGTCAGTGTATATGATTCCAAAAGGCAATCCGGGAAGACTAAGGAGACAAGCGTCAACTGGTGTTTGGCTGACGGCTATGACCTAGAGATCCTGGACGGTACCAGGGGCACCGTGGACGG GCCACGGAATGAATTGTCCCGGGTCTccaaaaagaacatttttcttctatttaagaAGCTCTGCTCCTTCCGTTACCGCAGGGATCTACTGAAACTCTCCTATGGTGAGGCCAAGAAAGCTGCCCGTGACTATGAGATAGCCAAGAACTACTTCAAGAAAAGCCTGAAGGATATGGGCTATGGGAACTGGATAAGCAAACCCCAGGAGGAAAAGAACTTTTATCTCTGCCCAGTATAG
- the ADAR gene encoding double-stranded RNA-specific adenosine deaminase isoform X4, with amino-acid sequence MDPQQGYSLNRYHPPPVQGYEPSKIRHQQWGPGSCSNGFQLKQIEFLKGQLPEVPLIGKQTPSPPPLFLPGLWPRFPEPPARSRQLESWGVPRSVHLSSQGFQRGSQHPSPRGRILPWRGVDRLSAHFQELSINQDQEQRILKLLEELGEGKATTAHDLAGKLKVPKKEVNRVLYSLAKKGKLHREAGTPPLWKLAVSAQAENQQSRVVKSDGQSQGAPDSDSSLETEDKNTTSVLEELPDPFDMAEIKEKICDYLFNVSDSSALNLAKNIGFSKARDVNAVLIDLERQGDVYRQGTTPPIWYLTDKKRERMQMKRNTNSFPETTVAPITETKRNAEFPTCNLPTSNASNNVVTTAKVENGQAPVIKLQDRQVARAEPIKLKPPIHNNGPSRAGYVDFENGQWATDDIPDDLNSIHAPPGEFRAIMEMPSFYSHGLPRCSTYKKLTECQLKNPVSGLLEYAQFTSQTCDFNLIEQSGPSHEPRFKFQVVISGREFPPAEAGSKKVAKQDAAMKAMKILLREAKAKDSGKSEESTHYSSDEESEKNAESQATTPSTISSFSGKSPVTTLLECMHKLGSSCEFRLLSKEGPAHDPKFQYCVAVGAQTFPTVSAPSKKVAKQMAAEEAMKALHGEATNSENQPGGTSTESLDNLESVMPSKVRRIGELVRYLNTNPVGGLLEYARSHGFAAEFKLVDQSGPPHEPKFVYQAKVGGRWFPAVCAHSKKQGKQEAADAALRVLIGENEKAERMGFTELPLTGSTFHDQIAMLSHRCFNALTNSFQPSLLGRKILAAIIMKKDSEDMGVVVSLGTGNRCVKGDSLSLKGETVNDCHAEIISRRGFIRFLYSELMKYNPQTAKDSIFEPARGGEKLQIKKTVSFHLYISTAPCGDGALFDKSCSDRAVESTDSCHYPVFENPKQGKLRTKVENGEGTIPVESSDIVPTWDGIRLGERLRTMSCSDKILRWNVLGLQGALLTHFLQPVYLKSVTLGYLFSQGHLTRAICCRVTRDGSAFEDGLRHPFIVNHPKVGRVSVYDSKRQSGKTKETSVNWCLADGYDLEILDGTRGTVDGPRNELSRVSKKNIFLLFKKLCSFRYRRDLLKLSYGEAKKAARDYEIAKNYFKKSLKDMGYGNWISKPQEEKNFYLCPV; translated from the exons ATGGACCCGCAGCAG GGATATTCCCTTAACAGATACCACCCCCCTCCAGTTCAAGGCTATGAGCCCAGCAAGATCAGACACCAGCAGTGGGGGCCAGGATCTTGCTCTAATGGTTTCCAGCTCAAGCAAATAGAGTTTCTCAAGGGGCAGCTCCCAGAAGTGCCCCTGATTGGGAAGCagacaccatcaccaccaccactcttCCTCCCAGGACTCTGGCCAAGATTTCCAGAGCCACCTGCCAGAAGCAGGCAGCTTGAGAGCTGGGGTGTCCCCAGGAGCGTGCATCTCAGCAGTCAGGGGTTCCAGAGAGGGTCCCAGCATCCTTCGCCACGTGGCAGGATTCTGCCATGGAGAGGTGTTGATAGGCTTTCCGCACATTTCCAGGAACTGAGTATCAACCAGGATCAGGAACAGAGGATCTTAAAGCTCTTGGAGGAGCTTGGGGAAGGGAAGGCCACCACAGCACATGATCTGGCTGGGAAACTCAAGGTCCCAAAGAAGGAAGTCAATCGAGTTTTATACTCTCTGGCAAAAAAGGGTAAGCTACATCGGGAGGCAGGAACGCCCCCTTTGTGGAAATTGGCAGTCTCAGCTCAGGCTGAGAACCAGCAGAGTAGAGTAGTGAAATCAGACGGTCAGAGCCAGGGAGCCCCAGACTCAGACTCTAGTTTGGAAACTGAAGACAAAAACACCACATCTGTCTTGGAAGAGCTTCCTGATCCTTTTGACATGGCTGAAATCAAGGAGAAAATCTGTGACTACCTATTTAATGTGTCTGACTCCTCTGCCCTGAATTTGGCTAAAAATATTGGCTTCAGCAAGGCCCGAGATGTGAATGCTGTGCTGATTGACTTGGAAAGGCAGGGGGATGTCTACAGGCAAGGGACAACCCCTCCCATATGGTATTTGACAGACAAGAAGCGAGAGAGGATGCAAATGAAGAGAAATACAAACAGTTTTCCTGAAACCACTGTAGCACCCATCACTGAGACCAAAAGAAACGCAGAGTTCCCCACCTGCAACTTACCGACATCAAATGCCTCAAATAACGTGGTAACCACAGCAAAAGTGGAGAATGGGCAGGCACCTGTCATAAAGTTACAAGACAGGCAAGTGGCCAGAGCAGAACCAATAAAACTGAAACCACCTATTCATAACAATGGCCCCTCAAGAGCAGGGTATGTTGACTTTGAAAATGGCCAGTGGGCCACAGATGACATCCCAGATGACTTGAATAGCATCCATGCACCACCAGGTGAGTTTCGAGCCATCATGGAGATGCCCTCCTTCTACAGTCATGGCTTGCCACGGTGCTCAACCTACAAGAAACTGACAGAGTGCCAGCTGAAGAACCCCGTCAGCGGGCTGTTAGAGTATGCTCAGTTCACTAGTCAGACCTGTGATTTCAACCTGATAGAGCAGAGTGGACCATCCCATGAACCTCG ATTTAAATTCCAGGTTGTCATCAGTGGCCGAGAGTTTCCCCCAGCAGAAGCTGGCAGCAAGAAAGTGGCCAAGCAGGATGCAGCTATGAAAGCCATGAAAATTCTGCTTAGGGAAGCCAAAGCCAAGGACAGTGGAAAATCAGAAGAATCAACCCACTATTCCTCAGACGAAGAATCAGAGAAG AACGCAGAGTCCCAGGCCACCACTCCTTCAACAATATCTTCATTTTCTGGGAAGAGTCCTGTCACTACATTGCTTGAGTGCATGCACAAATTGGGGAGCTCCTGTGAATTCCGTCTCCTATCCAAAGAAGGCCCCGCCCATGACCCCAA GTTCCAATACTGTGTTGCAGTGGGAGCCCAAACTTTCCCCACCGTGAGTGCCCCCAGCAAGAAAGTGGCAAAGCAGATGGCCGCAGAGGAAGCCATGAAGGCCCTGCACGGGGAGGCGACCAACTCCGAGAACCAG CCTGGAGGTACGAGCACGGAATCACTTGATAACTTGGAATCCGTGATGCCCAGCAAGGTCAGGAGGATTGGCGAGCTCGTCAGATACCTGAACACCAACCCCGTGGGCGGCCTGTTAGAGTACGCCCGCTCCCATGGCTTTGCTGCCGAATTCAAGTTGGTTGACCAGTCCGGACCTCCTCACGAGCCCAA GTTCGTTTACCAAGCAAAAGTTGGGGGTCGCTGGTTCCCAGCCGTCTGCGCACACAGCAAGAAGCAAGGCAAGCAGGAAGCAGCAGATGCGGCTCTCCGTGTCTTGATCGGGGAGAACGAGAAGGCAGAACGCATGGGTTTCACAGAG CTCCCTCTCACTGGCAGCACCTTCCACGACCAGATAGCCATGCTGAGCCACAGGTGCTTCAATGCTCTGACGAACAGTTTCCAACCCTCCTTGCTTGGCCGCAAGATCCTGGCTGCCATCATCATGAAGAAAGACTCTGAGGACATGGGCGTTGTAGTCAGCTTGGGGACAG GGAATCGCTGTGTGAAAGGAGATTCTCTCAGCCTAAAGGGAGAAACTGTCAACGACTGCCACGCGGAAATCATCTCCCGGAGAGGCTTCATCAG gtttCTCTACAGCGAGTTAATGAAATACAACCCCCAGACTGCGAAGGATAGTATATTTGAACCTGCTAGGGGAGGAGAAAAGCTCCAAATAAAAAAGACCGTGTCGTTCCATCTCTATATCAG CACCGCCCCATGTGGAGATGGTGCCCTCTTTGACAAGTCCTGCAGTGACCGGGCTGTGGAAAGCACAGATTCCTGCCACTACCCTGTCTTTGAGAATCCCAAACAAGGCAAGCTCCGCACCAAGGTGGAGAACG GGGAAGGCACAATCCCTGTGGAGTCCAGTGACATTGTGCCGACGTGGGACGGCATTCGGCTCGGGGAAAGACTCCGCACCATGTCCTGTAGTGACAAAATCCTGCGCTGGAACGTGCTGGGCCTGCAAGGGGCACTGTTGACCCACTTCCTGCAGCCCGTGTATCTCAAATCTGTCACATTAG GTTACCTTTTCAGCCAAGGACATCTGACCCGTGCTATTTGCTGTCGTGTAACAAGAGATGGAAGTGCGTTCGAGGATGGACTACGACATCCCTTTATTGTCAACCACCCCAAG GTTGGCCGAGTCAGTGTATATGATTCCAAAAGGCAATCCGGGAAGACTAAGGAGACAAGCGTCAACTGGTGTTTGGCTGACGGCTATGACCTAGAGATCCTGGACGGTACCAGGGGCACCGTGGACGG GCCACGGAATGAATTGTCCCGGGTCTccaaaaagaacatttttcttctatttaagaAGCTCTGCTCCTTCCGTTACCGCAGGGATCTACTGAAACTCTCCTATGGTGAGGCCAAGAAAGCTGCCCGTGACTATGAGATAGCCAAGAACTACTTCAAGAAAAGCCTGAAGGATATGGGCTATGGGAACTGGATAAGCAAACCCCAGGAGGAAAAGAACTTTTATCTCTGCCCAGTATAG
- the ADAR gene encoding double-stranded RNA-specific adenosine deaminase isoform X2 — MDPQQGYSLNRYHPPPVQGYEPSKIRHQQWGPGSCSNGFQLKQIEFLKGQLPEVPLIGKQTPSPPPLFLPGLWPRFPEPPARSRQLESWGVPRSVHLSSQGFQRGSQHPSPRGRILPWRGVDRLSAHFQELSINQDQEQRILKLLEELGEGKATTAHDLAGKLKVPKKEVNRVLYSLAKKGKLHREAGTPPLWKLAVSAQAENQQSRVVKSDGQSQGAPDSDSSLETEDKNTTSVLEELPDPFDMAEIKEKICDYLFNVSDSSALNLAKNIGFSKARDVNAVLIDLERQGDVYRQGTTPPIWYLTDKKRERMQMKRNTNSFPETTVAPITETKRNAEFPTCNLPTSNASNNVVTTAKVENGQAPVIKLQDRQVARAEPIKLKPPIHNNGPSRAGYVDFENGQWATDDIPDDLNSIHAPPGEFRAIMEMPSFYSHGLPRCSTYKKLTECQLKNPVSGLLEYAQFTSQTCDFNLIEQSGPSHEPRFKFQVVISGREFPPAEAGSKKVAKQDAAMKAMKILLREAKAKDSGKSEESTHYSSDEESEKNAESQATTPSTISSFSGKSPVTTLLECMHKLGSSCEFRLLSKEGPAHDPKFQYCVAVGAQTFPTVSAPSKKVAKQMAAEEAMKALHGEATNSENQPGGTSTESLDNLESVMPSKVRRIGELVRYLNTNPVGGLLEYARSHGFAAEFKLVDQSGPPHEPKFVYQAKVGGRWFPAVCAHSKKQGKQEAADAALRVLIGENEKAERMGFTEVTPVTGASLRRTLLLLSRSPEAQPKTLPLTGSTFHDQIAMLSHRCFNALTNSFQPSLLGRKILAAIIMKKDSEDMGVVVSLGTGNRCVKGDSLSLKGETVNDCHAEIISRRGFIRFLYSELMKYNPQTAKDSIFEPARGGEKLQIKKTVSFHLYISTAPCGDGALFDKSCSDRAVESTDSCHYPVFENPKQGKLRTKVENGEGTIPVESSDIVPTWDGIRLGERLRTMSCSDKILRWNVLGLQGALLTHFLQPVYLKSVTLGYLFSQGHLTRAICCRVTRDGSAFEDGLRHPFIVNHPKVGRVSVYDSKRQSGKTKETSVNWCLADGYDLEILDGTRGTVDGPRNELSRVSKKNIFLLFKKLCSFRYRRDLLKLSYGEAKKAARDYEIAKNYFKKSLKDMGYGNWISKPQEEKNFYLCPV, encoded by the exons ATGGACCCGCAGCAG GGATATTCCCTTAACAGATACCACCCCCCTCCAGTTCAAGGCTATGAGCCCAGCAAGATCAGACACCAGCAGTGGGGGCCAGGATCTTGCTCTAATGGTTTCCAGCTCAAGCAAATAGAGTTTCTCAAGGGGCAGCTCCCAGAAGTGCCCCTGATTGGGAAGCagacaccatcaccaccaccactcttCCTCCCAGGACTCTGGCCAAGATTTCCAGAGCCACCTGCCAGAAGCAGGCAGCTTGAGAGCTGGGGTGTCCCCAGGAGCGTGCATCTCAGCAGTCAGGGGTTCCAGAGAGGGTCCCAGCATCCTTCGCCACGTGGCAGGATTCTGCCATGGAGAGGTGTTGATAGGCTTTCCGCACATTTCCAGGAACTGAGTATCAACCAGGATCAGGAACAGAGGATCTTAAAGCTCTTGGAGGAGCTTGGGGAAGGGAAGGCCACCACAGCACATGATCTGGCTGGGAAACTCAAGGTCCCAAAGAAGGAAGTCAATCGAGTTTTATACTCTCTGGCAAAAAAGGGTAAGCTACATCGGGAGGCAGGAACGCCCCCTTTGTGGAAATTGGCAGTCTCAGCTCAGGCTGAGAACCAGCAGAGTAGAGTAGTGAAATCAGACGGTCAGAGCCAGGGAGCCCCAGACTCAGACTCTAGTTTGGAAACTGAAGACAAAAACACCACATCTGTCTTGGAAGAGCTTCCTGATCCTTTTGACATGGCTGAAATCAAGGAGAAAATCTGTGACTACCTATTTAATGTGTCTGACTCCTCTGCCCTGAATTTGGCTAAAAATATTGGCTTCAGCAAGGCCCGAGATGTGAATGCTGTGCTGATTGACTTGGAAAGGCAGGGGGATGTCTACAGGCAAGGGACAACCCCTCCCATATGGTATTTGACAGACAAGAAGCGAGAGAGGATGCAAATGAAGAGAAATACAAACAGTTTTCCTGAAACCACTGTAGCACCCATCACTGAGACCAAAAGAAACGCAGAGTTCCCCACCTGCAACTTACCGACATCAAATGCCTCAAATAACGTGGTAACCACAGCAAAAGTGGAGAATGGGCAGGCACCTGTCATAAAGTTACAAGACAGGCAAGTGGCCAGAGCAGAACCAATAAAACTGAAACCACCTATTCATAACAATGGCCCCTCAAGAGCAGGGTATGTTGACTTTGAAAATGGCCAGTGGGCCACAGATGACATCCCAGATGACTTGAATAGCATCCATGCACCACCAGGTGAGTTTCGAGCCATCATGGAGATGCCCTCCTTCTACAGTCATGGCTTGCCACGGTGCTCAACCTACAAGAAACTGACAGAGTGCCAGCTGAAGAACCCCGTCAGCGGGCTGTTAGAGTATGCTCAGTTCACTAGTCAGACCTGTGATTTCAACCTGATAGAGCAGAGTGGACCATCCCATGAACCTCG ATTTAAATTCCAGGTTGTCATCAGTGGCCGAGAGTTTCCCCCAGCAGAAGCTGGCAGCAAGAAAGTGGCCAAGCAGGATGCAGCTATGAAAGCCATGAAAATTCTGCTTAGGGAAGCCAAAGCCAAGGACAGTGGAAAATCAGAAGAATCAACCCACTATTCCTCAGACGAAGAATCAGAGAAG AACGCAGAGTCCCAGGCCACCACTCCTTCAACAATATCTTCATTTTCTGGGAAGAGTCCTGTCACTACATTGCTTGAGTGCATGCACAAATTGGGGAGCTCCTGTGAATTCCGTCTCCTATCCAAAGAAGGCCCCGCCCATGACCCCAA GTTCCAATACTGTGTTGCAGTGGGAGCCCAAACTTTCCCCACCGTGAGTGCCCCCAGCAAGAAAGTGGCAAAGCAGATGGCCGCAGAGGAAGCCATGAAGGCCCTGCACGGGGAGGCGACCAACTCCGAGAACCAG CCTGGAGGTACGAGCACGGAATCACTTGATAACTTGGAATCCGTGATGCCCAGCAAGGTCAGGAGGATTGGCGAGCTCGTCAGATACCTGAACACCAACCCCGTGGGCGGCCTGTTAGAGTACGCCCGCTCCCATGGCTTTGCTGCCGAATTCAAGTTGGTTGACCAGTCCGGACCTCCTCACGAGCCCAA GTTCGTTTACCAAGCAAAAGTTGGGGGTCGCTGGTTCCCAGCCGTCTGCGCACACAGCAAGAAGCAAGGCAAGCAGGAAGCAGCAGATGCGGCTCTCCGTGTCTTGATCGGGGAGAACGAGAAGGCAGAACGCATGGGTTTCACAGAGGTAACCCCAGTGACAGGGGCCAGTCTCAGAAGAACTTTGCTCCTCCTCTCAAGGTCCCCAGAAGCACAGCCAAAGACA CTCCCTCTCACTGGCAGCACCTTCCACGACCAGATAGCCATGCTGAGCCACAGGTGCTTCAATGCTCTGACGAACAGTTTCCAACCCTCCTTGCTTGGCCGCAAGATCCTGGCTGCCATCATCATGAAGAAAGACTCTGAGGACATGGGCGTTGTAGTCAGCTTGGGGACAG GGAATCGCTGTGTGAAAGGAGATTCTCTCAGCCTAAAGGGAGAAACTGTCAACGACTGCCACGCGGAAATCATCTCCCGGAGAGGCTTCATCAG gtttCTCTACAGCGAGTTAATGAAATACAACCCCCAGACTGCGAAGGATAGTATATTTGAACCTGCTAGGGGAGGAGAAAAGCTCCAAATAAAAAAGACCGTGTCGTTCCATCTCTATATCAG CACCGCCCCATGTGGAGATGGTGCCCTCTTTGACAAGTCCTGCAGTGACCGGGCTGTGGAAAGCACAGATTCCTGCCACTACCCTGTCTTTGAGAATCCCAAACAAGGCAAGCTCCGCACCAAGGTGGAGAACG GGGAAGGCACAATCCCTGTGGAGTCCAGTGACATTGTGCCGACGTGGGACGGCATTCGGCTCGGGGAAAGACTCCGCACCATGTCCTGTAGTGACAAAATCCTGCGCTGGAACGTGCTGGGCCTGCAAGGGGCACTGTTGACCCACTTCCTGCAGCCCGTGTATCTCAAATCTGTCACATTAG GTTACCTTTTCAGCCAAGGACATCTGACCCGTGCTATTTGCTGTCGTGTAACAAGAGATGGAAGTGCGTTCGAGGATGGACTACGACATCCCTTTATTGTCAACCACCCCAAG GTTGGCCGAGTCAGTGTATATGATTCCAAAAGGCAATCCGGGAAGACTAAGGAGACAAGCGTCAACTGGTGTTTGGCTGACGGCTATGACCTAGAGATCCTGGACGGTACCAGGGGCACCGTGGACGG GCCACGGAATGAATTGTCCCGGGTCTccaaaaagaacatttttcttctatttaagaAGCTCTGCTCCTTCCGTTACCGCAGGGATCTACTGAAACTCTCCTATGGTGAGGCCAAGAAAGCTGCCCGTGACTATGAGATAGCCAAGAACTACTTCAAGAAAAGCCTGAAGGATATGGGCTATGGGAACTGGATAAGCAAACCCCAGGAGGAAAAGAACTTTTATCTCTGCCCAGTATAG